Below is a genomic region from Actinoallomurus bryophytorum.
GCCCCTCGCGGTACGCGCCGGAGCGCACCGTGATCACGACGGCGCTCAGCAAGAACCTCGCCCTGGGCGGGTGGCGCATCGGCGTGGCGCTGCTGCCAGAAGCCCTTCGCGCCCTGCGTGACCGCCTCGCCGGCGTTGCCAGTGAGATCTGGTCCAGCACGTCGGGCCCGACCCAGCAGGCCGCCGCGTACGCCTTCGCCGAGCCGCCCGAGGTCGTCGAGCGCATCGCGACGAGCCGCCGGCTGCACGAGACCGTGGTGAAGGCGATGACGGAGCGGTTCACCGCGGCCGGGGCGCGCGTCGCGAGACCCGAAGGGGGCTTCTACCTCTATCCGGACTTCGAGGACCTGCGCGATCGGCTCGGTGTCCACACGTCCGCCGAACTCTCAGCGCTCCTTCTCGACCGGTACGGCGTAGGGGTCCTGCCCGGCAGTGCCTTCGGCGAGCCGCCGGAGGCGCTGCGCCTGCGGGTGGCCACCAGCCTGCTCTACGGCGAGACCGACGAGCAGCGGTACGCCGCGCTGAACGCCCAGGACCCGGCCGGCCTCCCGTGGATCGCCGCCTCGCTGGACCGCGCGACCGAGGTGCTCACCGACCTCACCGCGGGCCTGGGGAGCGCCGCGTGTGACGAGCGGGAGAGGGTCGCCGTCATCGCCTGACGGCCTCGTCCAGAGATCGCACGCGCGACCGGGGCCAGGAGCGCTTCGGCGGCCGGTCGGATCACGGCGTCCGCGATCCGACCGCGAAAGAGTGGGCGAGGTGCACCCGCACCTCGCCCAGGCCGAAGCGCTCCGCCGGGACCTGGACCGGCTCGCCTGAGCGGTGCCGGACCGCGCCGCCCTCCCGTACGACTCTGTCGGCCTCGGTAGGCGCCCGGCCCGCTCCCGCGAAATCCGCGAGGCAGGCTCATGCGGAAACAGCATGGAGTCCCGCTTTTTGGTCTTTGACGGTATCGACCACCGGCGGCAGGCTGCCGGGCATGCGTTCTCCCAGGTACCCCACCGCGCTGCTCGCCGCGTCTCTCGCACTCGGCTCGCTGAGCGGATGCGGCCGCGACGCCGGGCCGAGCGCGGCGACCGTCTCCCCGCGGACCTCCGCGCCCGGTGCCCTGGCACGGATCGAGCACCGCTACCACGCCCGCCTCGGCGTGTACGCCGTGGACACCGGCACGGGTCGCACGGTGGCGTACCGGGCGGACGAACGCTTCGCGTACGCCTCGACGTTCAAGGCCCTCGCCGCCGGAATCCTGCTCGAGCACACCACGGCCCGCCGGCTCGACCAGGTCGTCCGCTACCGCGAGTCGGACCTGCTCGAGTACGCGCCGATCACCTCCGAGCACGTACGGACGGGGATGCGGGTCCGCGACCTCATCGCCGCCGCGCTGCGCTACAGCGACAACACCGCCGCCAACCTGGTGATGGCGCGGATCGGCGGACCCCACGCCGTCCAGGCCGGACTCCGCCGCCTGGGAGACACCACGACGCACGTCGACCGGACCGAGCCGTCGCTGAACGAGGCGACCCCCGGCGACATCCGCGACACCAGCACACCGCGCGCACTTGGCACCGATTTGCGCCGTTTCGTCCTTGGAGATGTTCTGCCCGTGAGCCGGCGGAAACCGCTCACGGGCTGGCTCGTGACGAACACGACCGGCGGCCCGTACATCCGGGCCGGCGTCCCATCCGGCTGGAAGGTCGGCGACAAGACCGGCAACGGCGGTTACGGCACGCGCGACGACATCGCGATCGCCTGGCCGCCGGGCGGCGGCGCGCCGGTCGTCATCGCCGTCCAGTCCGACCGCGGCGTGAAGGACGCCCCCTCCGACGACGCCCTGATCGCCGACGCCACGAAGGCGGCCCTCGCCGCCCTCCGGTGAGTGCTCCGGCCGTGACGACCGGATTCTGACATCGTGGAGTGATGACCGAAAAGATCAAGGTCGAGCTCGATGGCGTGCCCGGGACCCTGCTCTGGAACCTCTACCACCGGGCCGCCGAGGCGCGGCGGCCGGACGCGGTGCTGGAGGATCCGCGGGCGATCGAACTGGTCGACTCGATCGACTTCCCGTTCGAGCGGTTCGGGGAGCCGCGGATGGCGCAGTGGCACGCGCTGCGCGTGCTCTGCTTCGACCGGGCGGTCGGCCGGTTCCTCCAGGCACACCCCGACGGCGTGGTCGTGGCGCTCGGCGAAGGGCTGGAGACCCAGTTCTGGCGGATCGACAACGGGCGGGTGCGCTGGCTGACCGTCGACCTGCCGGAGACGGTCGAGGTGCGGCGGCGGCTGCTCCCGGACGACCCGCCCCGGCGCCGTACGCTGCCCGGCTCGGCACTCGACCTCACCTGGATGGACGAGGTCGACGCGTCCGCGGGCGTCCTGATCACGACACAGGGCCTGCTGATGTACCTCCAGCCGGAGGAGGTGAGGTCGCTGATCGCCGCGTGCGCCGAGCGATTCCCCGGCGGCACGCTGGTCTTCGACGCGGTCCCCCACGCGCTGGCCGAGCGCAGCCGGCGGGAGGACCTGGACACCGGCGCGGCCTACCGCGCGCCGGCCTGGCACTGGAGCCTGGACCCGGGCGAGCACGACAAGGTCATGGAGTACTCCCCCAAGATCGCCGGCACCCGTGACCTGCGCTACCCCCGCGGACGAGGACTGTTCGCCCTCGCCCCGTGGGTGGGGTACGTGCCGCTGATCCGCAGGCTCCGGATGCCGATCGTCGAGGTCCGCTTCGCCGGCTAAGAACGCCTGAGCAGGGCGAGGAACATCGCGTCGGTGCCGTGGCGGTGCGGCCAGAACTGCGCGTACGGGCCCTCGCCCAGGCCGGGGACGCCCTCCAGGTAGGACGGGGCGTTCAGGCGCTCGATGTCGTCGCGTCCCCGCAGCACGTCGTCGACCACCACGCGGGTCTCGGCCAGATGCGGTGAGCAGGTGACGTAGGCGACCACGCCGCCGGGCCGTACGGCGTCGAGCGCCGAGGCCAGGAGGCGCCGCTGCAGCGGCCCCAGCTCGGCGATGGTCTCCGGGCCGCGCCGCCAGCGTGCCTCCGGACGGCGGCGAAGCGCTCCGAGGCCGCTACACGGGACGTCGGCCAGGACCCGGTCGAAGGATCCGGGCGCCCAGGCGGGACGGGTGCCGTCCGCGACGGCGACTCCGGCACGCGGGTCGATGGTGCCCCGTACGAGCCGGGCCCGGTGCGGCTGGAGGTCGCAGGCCAGCAGGTGGGCGCCGCGCTCCCCCGCCAGCCCGGACAGCAGTGCGGCCTTGCCGCCCGGCCCCGCGCACAGGTCGAGCCAGCGCGCGTCCGGCCCGCCGGCCTCGACGCGGGTGAGGGCGAGGGCGACGAGCTGGCTCGCCTCGTCCTGTACGGCCGCGCGGCCCTCCCTGACGGCGAGGACGGCGCCCGGGTCGCCCTCGGCGAGGTAGGCGGCGTACGGGGAGTACGCGGCGGGTTCGCCGCCGAGCTCGGCCACGGTCGAGCGGCCCGGCCTGGCCACCAGCGTGACGCGCGGGCGCTCGTTGTCGGCGGCGAGCAGCGCCTCGACCTCCCCGGCGCCGGCCGCGTCGCGCAGGGCGTTGACGATCCAGCGAGGATGGCTGTGCACGACGGAGAGACGGCCGGTCTCGTCCTTGGGCGCGATGATGCCCAGCCACGCGTCGAGGTCGCGGGCCGCCACCTTGCGCAGCACGGCGTTGGCGAACTTCGCCTGCCCGGGACCGGAGACCGAGCGGGCCAGGTCGACGGCGGTGCCCACGGCCGCGTGCGGCGGGATGCGGGTGCCGAGAAGCTGGTGTGTGCCGAGGCGCAGGACGTTCAGCAGCGGCAGGTCGATCTTGGCGACCGGCCGGTCGCTGCACATGCCGAGCACGGCGTCGTAGGTGCCGCGGCCGCGCAGCGTGCCGTAGGTCAGCTCGGTGGCGAGCGCGGCGTCGCGTCCGGACAGGCCGCGTTCGCGCAGGAGGGAGGGCAGCAGGAGGTTGGCGTACGCGTCGCGGTCGTCGACGGCCTGCAGGACGTCGAAGGCGGTGCGGCGTACGGGGTCGCGGGGGGCCTTGGGCCGCCGCTGTCCCTGGCGCTGTCCTTGACGAGGTCCCTGGCGTGGTCCCTGGCGTGGTCCGGCGGATCGTGGTTGAGGCATCAGCGCAGCGCATCCCCTTCGGCCGGGCGTACGCCGCGCGCCCAGTCGGTCGCCGCCATGCGCTGCTTGCCCTGCGGCTGCACGTCGCCGAGGACGACCGGGTGGGTGCCGGTGCCGGCGAACGTCTCGGTCTTGGTCGCGCGCAGCTCGCCCGGCACGAGCGCCGGACCGTCCGGAGCCGGGCGTACGGGGCCCAGCTTGAGCCGGTCGTCGTGGAACGTCGTCCATGCCCCCGGCGCCGGGGTGCAGGCGCGGATCAGCCGGTCGATGTGGTGGGCCGGCAGGGTCCAGTCGACGTGGGCGTCCTCTGGGGTGAGCTTGGGGGCGAACGAGACACCGTCGGAGGGCTGCGGACGGGGCTCCAGCTCGCCCTCCTCGACGCCGTCCATCGTCGCGACGAGCAGCTGCGCGCCGGTCTGGGCAAGGCGTCCGAGCAGGT
It encodes:
- a CDS encoding pyridoxal phosphate-dependent aminotransferase, producing the protein MPVAISATLAANEALDHRRRAGLPVLPLAFGEAGLPVLPALERELATAAGRGAYGPVAGSTDLRNAAAGYWRRRGLPADPGLIVAGPGSKPLLYGLLLAIGGGVVVPGPSWVSYAAQTRLMGAEPIFVPTPPGEGGVPDPEALREAVTIERAAGRKVRCLVVTLPDNPTGTLARPETVRRVCEVARELDLIIIADQIYRDLVFDPGTDYPCPSRYAPERTVITTALSKNLALGGWRIGVALLPEALRALRDRLAGVASEIWSSTSGPTQQAAAYAFAEPPEVVERIATSRRLHETVVKAMTERFTAAGARVARPEGGFYLYPDFEDLRDRLGVHTSAELSALLLDRYGVGVLPGSAFGEPPEALRLRVATSLLYGETDEQRYAALNAQDPAGLPWIAASLDRATEVLTDLTAGLGSAACDERERVAVIA
- the bla gene encoding class A beta-lactamase; its protein translation is MRSPRYPTALLAASLALGSLSGCGRDAGPSAATVSPRTSAPGALARIEHRYHARLGVYAVDTGTGRTVAYRADERFAYASTFKALAAGILLEHTTARRLDQVVRYRESDLLEYAPITSEHVRTGMRVRDLIAAALRYSDNTAANLVMARIGGPHAVQAGLRRLGDTTTHVDRTEPSLNEATPGDIRDTSTPRALGTDLRRFVLGDVLPVSRRKPLTGWLVTNTTGGPYIRAGVPSGWKVGDKTGNGGYGTRDDIAIAWPPGGGAPVVIAVQSDRGVKDAPSDDALIADATKAALAALR
- a CDS encoding class I SAM-dependent methyltransferase, with amino-acid sequence MTEKIKVELDGVPGTLLWNLYHRAAEARRPDAVLEDPRAIELVDSIDFPFERFGEPRMAQWHALRVLCFDRAVGRFLQAHPDGVVVALGEGLETQFWRIDNGRVRWLTVDLPETVEVRRRLLPDDPPRRRTLPGSALDLTWMDEVDASAGVLITTQGLLMYLQPEEVRSLIAACAERFPGGTLVFDAVPHALAERSRREDLDTGAAYRAPAWHWSLDPGEHDKVMEYSPKIAGTRDLRYPRGRGLFALAPWVGYVPLIRRLRMPIVEVRFAG
- a CDS encoding RsmB/NOP family class I SAM-dependent RNA methyltransferase, yielding MPQPRSAGPRQGPRQGPRQGQRQGQRRPKAPRDPVRRTAFDVLQAVDDRDAYANLLLPSLLRERGLSGRDAALATELTYGTLRGRGTYDAVLGMCSDRPVAKIDLPLLNVLRLGTHQLLGTRIPPHAAVGTAVDLARSVSGPGQAKFANAVLRKVAARDLDAWLGIIAPKDETGRLSVVHSHPRWIVNALRDAAGAGEVEALLAADNERPRVTLVARPGRSTVAELGGEPAAYSPYAAYLAEGDPGAVLAVREGRAAVQDEASQLVALALTRVEAGGPDARWLDLCAGPGGKAALLSGLAGERGAHLLACDLQPHRARLVRGTIDPRAGVAVADGTRPAWAPGSFDRVLADVPCSGLGALRRRPEARWRRGPETIAELGPLQRRLLASALDAVRPGGVVAYVTCSPHLAETRVVVDDVLRGRDDIERLNAPSYLEGVPGLGEGPYAQFWPHRHGTDAMFLALLRRS